GTGATCGGCCTGGTACCGCTGATCACCTGGCTGGGATCGCTGATCGTGCACCGTGCCGGCCTCGGCGGCAGCGTCACGCTCGATGCACGACAGAGGTTTCTGGAGCTCTTTCGCGAAAGTTCGGATGCCATCGGCGAACGGCAGGTCGCCATGGCGGACCGGGTCATGCAACTGGGCGGCCTGACGCTGTCCGACGTCATGACGCCGTGGAAGGAGGCCGCGGTGCTGCACGAAGCCGCCACGCCGGCGGAGACCCGGGCGCTGCTGCGCAACTCCAAGCACTCGACCTACCCGCTGGTGGACCGGAGCAACCGCTGCGTCGGGGTCATTTCCGCGATGGATGTTCTGGTGACGCCGGAGAAATCGCCGCATGAATTGATGCGCACCGCGATCGAACTTCCGCGCAGCGCGAAGGTCTCCGAGGCGATCCGGGCGCTGCAGGAAAGGGGCGGCACCCTGGTGGTGGTCCGCGACGGCGAGCGAGCGGCGGGGGTCGCCAGCCTGCGGGACATGCTCGAATCCGTGGTCGGCTCCTTCCAGGCCTGGTGACGCCCGCACAGGCGGAACCTCCGGACATGAAATCGCATTTTTGCGGCAAGTCGCGGTGCCATCGTCACGATGAATCCATGGGTGCCGCCGGGCACGCCCTGACGCATTCAAACCGAGGTGCCTGATGAAGACTTTGACGCACAATCAGCGATGTTTGGGACACGCCCTGGATTCGCTCGCAATGCTGGGAGCTGTCCTGGGACTCTCGGGCCAACTCCTCGCTGCCGAGGACGCAAGCCAGAAGGAGGCCGTGGTCGAGGCGACCGGCGAGCTCGGACAATTGGTGGTCAAAGCTCATGGCGGCAAACTGACCCCCGGTCAATTGCGCGCCCAGCGACTTCTGGTCCAGCGCAGAATGAACCAGCATCTCGCCGACGCACCGGCTCTGAACCATCCCAAGGAGGTCGCCGAGGTGGACCAGGCGCGCACCGACCTCAATCAGCAAGTCATGCGCAGCCAGGAGTTCGAATTTTTCGGGCCCGAGGATTGCCCCCAGTGGGGCTGGTATCCAAGCCGTCACATCAAGAGCGAGGGCTCGGCGGTGAAGGTCGATCCGGCCGGCAACGCCGTGCGCATGAGCGCGACGCCCGAGGGTTGATCTTTCGTCCATGCAGGCCGCGACGCCGCCCGATCCGCGGATCGGCGCCGCATTTCGCCTGCGCTGCCTATGGAATGCAACGGAGCCGGAACGAGCCAATTTGGTTATACTTCCACGCCTTGCGCCAGTAGCTCAGCTGGCTAGAGCACGCCCCTGATAAGGGCGAGGTCGATGGTTCGAGTCCATTCTGGCGCATTGGCGGCGGCCGCCCCGAGATCCGGGACGGTCGTTGTCTTTTTCGGCCGCCGCGAGTCGTGCCCGCCAACGCCCTTGGGACCAAAGCCTTTTCGATCACGGGGAACCCGGTATGCTTCTCGGCCCCGCAGCCGCGGCACTACAAAGGAACCAACCATGCGACGAGCAAAAATCACGATCATTGGTGCTGGAAATGTCGGAGCCACTTGCGCCCACTGGGCCGCCGCCAAGGAGCTCGGCGACATCGTGCTGCTGGACATTCCGGAGAAGGAGGGCGTCGCCAAGGGCAAGGCCCTGGACCTGATGCAGTGCGCCCCGATCGAGGAGTTCGACAGCAAGGTGACCGGCTCGAGCGACTACAAGGACATCGCCGGCAGCGACGTGGTGGTGATCACCGCCGGCCTGCCGCGCAAGCCCGGCATGAGTCGCGACGATTTGATCACCACCAATGTGAAGATCGTCCGCAGCGTCTCCGAACAGGTCGCCAAGAACGCGCCCGACGCGGTCGTCATCGTCGTCAGCAATCCGCTGGACGCCATGGTCTACACCGCATGGAAGACCACCGGATTCCCAACCAACCGAATCATCGGGCAGGCCGGGTGCCTGGACGTGGCCCGCTTCCGCGCCTTCCTGGCGATGGAGCTTGGCTGCAGCATCGAGGACATTCAGGCGCTGCTGCTGGGCGGCCACGGCGACGACATGGTTCCGCTGCCGCGCTTCACCAGCGTGCACGGCATTCCGATCAACATGCTGCTCTCCGACGAAGTGGTGAACAAGTGCATGCAGCGGGCCAAGGTCGGCGGCGGCGAGATCGTGCAGTTGATGGGCACCAGCGCCTACTACGCGCCGGCCTCCGGGACCATCCAGATGGTGGAAGCCATCGTGAAGGACAAGAAGCGGATTCTGCCCTGCGCCGCCTACTGCGAAGAGGAGTACGGCGTGGCCAAGGGACAAAAGGGCAAGGGCTACTTCGTCGGCGTGCCCTGCGTGCTCGGCACCAAGGGTGTGGAGAAGATCGTTCAAGTGGACCTGGTCGGCGACGAGCGCAAACTGATGGATGAGAGCATCTCCCATGTGAAGGACCTGGTCGGCACGGTCCGCAAGATTTTCCCGGACTTGGCATAAAAAGCCTCGCGGATTCGATGGCAGGCGGTTGAAGCGCATGGCGGCGTGCCCCGGCGCGGCGCCGCAATTCCGTCGCCGATTTCCAAGGAAATCTCCACGGAATTGCCGATAGAGCGGGTCATGTCCCCGCTGCGGCCGCTCTTTCGATTCGATCCCGGATGGCTCTTCACCATCGCCGGCCTGGCCATCATGGTGGTCAGCGCCTTGCTGCCGGCACAGCATGACGTGGCGGTCCTGAAGGAGCAGCTGGCCCGGCTTGAGCAGGAGGAGAAGGTCAATCTCAAGCGGATCGACTCCTACAAGCAGTTCCTGGCCGAGCTGAAGTCGAAGAATCCCTCTCTGCTGACCCGGCTGGCCGCGAGCCAGTTGAACCTGATGCCCGAAGGCGAGGCCCCGGTGCTGATGGCGACCAGCATGGAGCACACCGTCAGTGATTGGATCGAAGCCACGGTTCCACCGGAGGCGTTCGAACCCAACTTGATTCCCGACACGCTGCTCACGCGCCTGGCCTCCGGGCAGCGCCGCTTGTGGCTGATGGGCGGCGGGGCGTTGATCGTCTTCATCGGACTGACCACGGGCATTCCCCTCACGCCGTCGAACAAGTTCGTGGCGACGCCGATGGAGCAGCAATGGCTCGAGCTGGCCGAATCGCGATCGGGGGCCGCAGCCGATCCGAGGGCGGCGCTTGGCTTGTCGCCGGATTCGATCGAACCGCCGGGGGCCGAGTTTGCGGGCGACTGGAACGGAGATGCGCTCGCGCTGGCGGATGCGGATTTGCCGACTGAATCGATGATCGATGCCTCCGTCGAGGAACCGATCGAGCAATGGAGCTGGGCGACTGAGGAGGAGCCCTACTTCGTGGTGTCCAGCGGCGAAAGCGGAGATTCTGTTTCCGGCGCGCAGGCGATCGACTCCTCCGGCGGCGGCGACGAATTCTGGCCGCGATCCGCCGACTGAGCGTTTCGGGGAAAATCGGCACTATTTTCCAATCAGCCTTGCGTGATCGGTAGCGTGGCGGGATGCCCCGCGAACCCAAGGACATTCCCCCGGACCACTGGAAGCTCGCGTTGACCCGGGGGATTGGTCCCAATGAAGGCCGCCTTCTGCTCGAGGCCTTTGCCGGCGCCAGTGGAGTGCTTGCGGCTTCGGTGAAGGAATTGTCCGAGGTGCTGGGTCGCGACGCGGAGGAAGTCCGTCGCAGCATGGACTCAATCGATGTGCAGCGCGAATTTGAGGAGATGGAGCGAGAATCGGTGTGCGGCATCCTGCCCGGAGATCTGGATTGGCCCGAGCTGCTGCGGACCGCGACTCCCGAGCCGCTGGCGCTTTGGGTGCGAGGCACCTTCCAGGAGGCGGACCGTTTTTCCGTGGCCGTCGTCGGCAGCCGCATCTGCAGCGCCTATGGAATGGAGCAGGCCGACCGGTTCGCCGGCTGGCTCGCGGAGCAGGGGTTCACGATCGTCTCAGGCGGCGCCCGCGGAATCGACGCCGCGGCGCATCGGGCGGCGCTGCGGCGACAGGGCCGGACAGTGGTCGTGCTCGCGGGGGGCGTCGGCCGCGCTTATCCGCCGGAGCACGCCTCCCTCTTCGACGCCGTGGTGGCCGCAGGCGGCGCGCTCTGCAGCGAATTTCCCACCTACCACCCCAGCGAAGCGGGGCTCTTTCCCCGGCGCAATCGCATCATCAGCGCGCTGAGTCTGGGCACGCTGCTGATCGAGGCCCGAGTGAATTCCGGCGCGCTGATCACGGGGCGGCTGGCGGCGGAGAGCCATGGACGCGAGGTGATGGCAGTTCCGGGTCGCGTCGATTCGCCCTCAAGCGAAGGATGCCACCGCGCCATTCGAGAGGGGTGGGCGGCCCTGGTCACCAGCGTCGCCGATGTTTCGCAGCAATTGCGCTCAAGCTCGATGCTGGTCGCGGGCGTGCTTTCGGAGCGGGCGGCCGCGATGGGCGATGGCCTCTTTGCCTCGCGGCCCGCGGCCGGAGTCCTCAAGCTCACCCCCGCAATGGAAAAAGTTTTGGAAGCGGCGAAGTCGATGCGCTCACTCGACTACGACCAGCTTTCGCAGTCGACCAACCTGGGGGTTGCGGAAGTGATGGCCGCGGTCACTCGCCTGGAGCTTGGAGGCATTCGTCTGCGGAATTGATCCGGTCAATTCCAGCCCAGCACCGCGAAGATGACGCTGAAGACCAGATCCGCCAGGACCACCGCGACCACGGTCTGCACCACGGTGGCGGTGGTGGCCTTGCCCACGCCGGCGGCGCCGCCGGTGACGCGAAGCCCGTTCTGGCAGGCGATCAGGCCCAGGATGAGTCCGAAGACCGCGGCCTTGAGCAGGCCGGTGGTGAAATCCGAAAGCTTGAGCTGGTCGATCGTGTTCTGTTTGTAGAGTTCGTAGGGAATGTCCAGGAAAAACACTCCGGCCACGCAGCCCATGATGACGCTGGTGAGGTCGGAGAGCACCGCCAGCAGGATCAGGCTGATGGTGGTGGCAACCACGCGCGGCACGACCAGGAAGCGGATGGGGTCCAGCGCCATCGCCTCCAGCGCCTCGATTTCCTCGCCGACGACCATGGTTCCCAGTTCCGCGGCGATGCTGGCCCCGGCGAACCCGGTGAGCACGATGGCGGCGATCAGCGGTCCGAGTTCGCGGAAGACCGCGACCGCGATGAGATTGGCGACTTTGTCGGTCTGGCCGAAATCCCGCAGGCTGGGCGAGGTCTGCACCGCGAGGATGAGGCCGATGCAGCCGGAGACAAGCGTGACGATGCCGATGCTGCGCACGCCCACGCGGTTCATCTGAGAGACCGCGGCGGGGAATCCAAAGCGGATCTGTCGCAGGAGCAGGGAGCGCTTGAGCCAGCGCAGGATCTGCGACGCCAGCAGGGTGAGCCCGCCGACCGCCTCGAAAATGGTCAGGAGCGTGGCGATCCAGCGGTCCAGAAGCTGCACGGCGGCGGTCGAAATCCGTGCCACGGGCTACGCCTGCAAAGCTTGTTCGCGATTCTCGACCACAGTGAACACCGTGGTCAGGCGGGCGATTTCAAGAATGCTCCGCACCCTCGGGGAGAGGTTGCAGATGATGAACTTGATCTGGTTCTTGCGGGTGGTCTGCAGGGCCTCGATCAGCGTGGCCAGTCCGCTGGAGTCCATGTAGGGGACGTCGGAGAGGTCCACGACCAGGCGGCCGGGCTTGCTCTTGAGCGATTCGGTCAATTTGGCCCGCAGCGCCGGCGACCGGGCCATGTCCACGTCCCCCTTGGGGCGCAGCGCGAACCCGTCCGGCAGAGTCTCGATCTCGACGACGAGGATGGTTGCCCCTGACATGCGATGGATGCTAGTCGAACTCCTGCCGACCTGCTAGCCCGCGGCCCGCTCGCCGTGCCCGGATTGGCTCCGACAAGTGGACGCGCCGGATTTCGCCGCCGCCTGATCGAGGTACTTTTCAGTCACCAGGCGCATGCCGCCGCCGGGGCGCTGGGAAAATTGGACCACGTCCATGAGCGAGTGGATGAGATGCACGCCGAGCCCGCCGGGACGAACGTCCTCGAGCTTGCGGCCCTTGAGTTGCGAGGGATCGACCTGGGGGGCGAGGTCGTCGATCTGAATGCGCAGGCCCTTGGGACTCTTGAGTTCCCAGGCGGAAATCCAGATGCGGCTGTCCGGATCGTTCTTGTATCCGTGCCGGATGATGTTGGTGAGCGCCTCGTCGATGGCCAGCGCGATGTGCCCGCACGCGGGCTCGTCCAGGCCGGCGCGGGAAGCGAGCTCGCAGAGCATCGCGCGGACCGGCGCCATCAATTCCGGGCGGCTCAAAATACAGGTTTGAAGGTGCGGTTCATCCATGAGCGAACGACTGGGCGGGGTTTGGAGGAGACACATTACCCCCATATTTTCGGTTAGGAAGCCGCCGGGGGTGAGAAATTTTTACTTTTACACCATTCAACCCACTTTTCAATCGCATCGGCTCTTTTACTCGGACTATCGCTCCAGAGGTATCCCAGCGTGGTGCCGGTCAACTTCTGCAGCGACTGCTGGGCCGCCCAGCGCACCAGCGGATCCTCGCTCTGCAGCGCGGGCACGATCTGCGGAACCTTGGATTCGTCGCCGCTGGCGCCGGCCTGCAGCACCGCGTTCATGCGCACGTCCGGGTCGGGGCTCTGCAGCGGGGGGCCGGAATCGACCGAGCTGCAGGAGGCCAGGAGCAGAAGGCTGGCCGCCGCGAAGAGAGGGCCGAAGTGACGATTCATATCGAGAGTTGTACCATGAGCCGCTCAACGGAATCCTCCATGAGTTCTGAAAAGACGCTGCAAGACAAAGACACCATTCTGGTCCTGGATTTCGGAAGCCAGTACGCGCAGTTGATCGCGCGGCGCGTCCGCGAGGCGGGGGCCTTCAGCCTGCTGGTCGCCCCGAACGAACCGCTGGAGAAACTGAGGGCGCACCATCCCAAGGGGATCATCCTCAGCGGCGGACCCTCCAGCGTGACCGAGGCCGGCGCCCCGCGCTGCGACGCGAAGTTGTTCGAGCTGGGCGTGCCCGTGCTGGGCATTTGCTACGGCATGCAGCTGGGCTGCCAGTTGCTCGGCAGCAAGGTGGGCAGCGCTCCGGCGCGCGAATTCGGCCGGACCAAGCTGCACGTCAAGAATTCCAACGGGTTGCTGCATGGCATTTCCTCGCCGGCGACGGTGTGGATGAGCCACGGCGACCAGGTCACCGGGTTGACCGAGGAATTCGAAGTCCTGGCCAGCACGCCCACCTGCCCTGCGGCGGCGGTGAAGCACCGCAAACACAATTTCTGGGGTGTGCAATTCCATCCCGAGGTGACCCACACGCCCTGCGGCGTCGACCTGCTGCGGAACTTCCTGCAGAACGCCTGCGGCTGCACCGGCAGTTGGGCGATGGCCGACTTCCTCGAGGAGGAGGTGTCGCGGGTGCGTCGTCAGGTCGGCAAGGACCGCGTCATCTGCGGGCTCTCCGGCGGCGTGGACAGCGCCGTGGCCGCGGCCCTGATCGCCCGCGCCGTGCCGGGTCAGATGACCTGCATCTTCGTGGACAACGGGCTGCTGCGCAAGAACGAGCGCGACCTGGTCGAGAGCGCCTTCCGCCACCACTTCGACGTGGAGTTGAAGGTGGTCGACGCGCGCAAGGAATTCCTGGGCGATCTGGCCGGCATCGAGGATCCGCAGGAGAAGCGACGGCGCATCGGCCACCGCTTCATCGAGGTCTTCCAGCGCGCCGCCAAGGAAGTGCGCGGCGGGGTAAAGTTCCTCGCCCAGGGCACGCTCTATCCCGATCGGATCGAGAGCGGCCAGAGCCACGCGGGCACCGCCGCCAACATCAAGATGCACCACAACGTCGGCGGACTGCCGGAGGACCTGGGTTTCGAGCTGGTCGAGCCGCTCAAGGACCTCTTCAAGGACGAAGTGCGCAGCCTGGGCGAGGTGATCGGTCTGCCCTCGGCGCTGGTCTGGCGCCATCCCTTCCCTGGGCCCGGGCTGGCCGTGCGGATCATCGGCGATGTCACCGAGGAGCGGCTGGCGCTGCTGCGCGAGTGCGACTTCATTTTGCTGGAGGAGATTCACGCCGCCAACCTCTACCGCACCACCAGCCAGGTCTTCGCGGTGCTGCTGCCGGTGCGCAGCGTTGGCGTGATGGGCGACGGCCGCACCTACGACTCGGTGGTCGGCCTCCGCGCCGTGGAGTCGAGCGACTTCATGACTGCGGACTTCTGCCGGCTTCCCTGGGACGTGCTGGCCCGCGTCTCCAGCCGGATCGTGAACGAGGTGCGCGGCGTCAATCGCGTGGTCTACGACATCAGCACCAAACCTCCCGCCACGATCGAATGGGAGTAGCCCATGTACGACGTGATCGGCGATGTCCACGGGCATGCGGAGGAGCTTGAGGCGCTGCTTGATCACCTGGGCTATGAAAGAAAATCCGGCGTCTACCGTCACTCCGATCGCGTGGCCGTGTTTCTCGGGGATTGGATCGACCGCGGGCCGGGCATCCGCCGGACGCTGGAGATCGTGCGCTCCATGGTGGAGGCCGGCACCGCGAAGGCCGTCATCGGCAACCATGAATTGAACGCGCTGGCCTGGGCGACGCCGCGCACGCCGCAGCAAACGCAGGACGATTCACAGAACTGGTGCCGCGCCCACACCGAGAAGAACCGGCGGATCCACAGCCAGACGCTGGCGCAGATTCCGCCGGCGGAGTTCGTCGAATGGCTGAACTGGTTCCGCACGCTTCCGTGGTGGCTGGATCTGGGCGAGTTGCGCTGCGTCCACGCTTGCTGGGACGCGCGGGGAATGCGGGTGCTTCGCGAGGCCTTCGGAAATGACTGGACCACGACCGACGAGGTGATCCGCGCCGTGCATGCGCGCGGCTCGCCACAGGAGACCGCCATGGAATGCATCCTCAAGGGTCCGGAGGTCGACCTTCCCGCCGGGGTCACCCTTGCGGATCCCGAGGGTTTCGCCCGCAAAGTCATGCGGACGCGCTGGTTCGGAGAGGGCGGGGCCAGGACCTACGCCGATCTCGCTTTCCCGCTGCGCAGCGGAGTTCCGGTCGATCCGTTGCCGCAGGAAATCATCCGTGACGCCTTCCATTACGGCGCCAAGGAGCCGCCGGTCATCGTTGGCCACTACTGGATTCCGGGCACGGCCCCGGCCCAGCCGCTGGCGCCAAACGTGGCGTGCGTGGATTATTCCGTGGCGCGCGGCGGGCGGCTGATGGCCTATCGATGGAAGGGCGAGCCGATCCTGAAGGCGG
This portion of the Planctomycetota bacterium genome encodes:
- a CDS encoding CNNM domain-containing protein, which translates into the protein MNGSLWILDAGLLLAALGLSAMFAGIETGIYTLNRVRLALEVGRARLAAMRLLEEIRFPNRLLATLLIGNACAHDLGSMAIAHMLEVMGISPLAGIAINACILLPLIFVFGETLPKELFRVHTDRWTYSCVGFLRVFRVLFSVIGLVPLITWLGSLIVHRAGLGGSVTLDARQRFLELFRESSDAIGERQVAMADRVMQLGGLTLSDVMTPWKEAAVLHEAATPAETRALLRNSKHSTYPLVDRSNRCVGVISAMDVLVTPEKSPHELMRTAIELPRSAKVSEAIRALQERGGTLVVVRDGERAAGVASLRDMLESVVGSFQAW
- the mdh gene encoding malate dehydrogenase, whose amino-acid sequence is MRRAKITIIGAGNVGATCAHWAAAKELGDIVLLDIPEKEGVAKGKALDLMQCAPIEEFDSKVTGSSDYKDIAGSDVVVITAGLPRKPGMSRDDLITTNVKIVRSVSEQVAKNAPDAVVIVVSNPLDAMVYTAWKTTGFPTNRIIGQAGCLDVARFRAFLAMELGCSIEDIQALLLGGHGDDMVPLPRFTSVHGIPINMLLSDEVVNKCMQRAKVGGGEIVQLMGTSAYYAPASGTIQMVEAIVKDKKRILPCAAYCEEEYGVAKGQKGKGYFVGVPCVLGTKGVEKIVQVDLVGDERKLMDESISHVKDLVGTVRKIFPDLA
- a CDS encoding septum formation initiator family protein; translated protein: MSPLRPLFRFDPGWLFTIAGLAIMVVSALLPAQHDVAVLKEQLARLEQEEKVNLKRIDSYKQFLAELKSKNPSLLTRLAASQLNLMPEGEAPVLMATSMEHTVSDWIEATVPPEAFEPNLIPDTLLTRLASGQRRLWLMGGGALIVFIGLTTGIPLTPSNKFVATPMEQQWLELAESRSGAAADPRAALGLSPDSIEPPGAEFAGDWNGDALALADADLPTESMIDASVEEPIEQWSWATEEEPYFVVSSGESGDSVSGAQAIDSSGGGDEFWPRSAD
- the dprA gene encoding DNA-processing protein DprA, yielding MPREPKDIPPDHWKLALTRGIGPNEGRLLLEAFAGASGVLAASVKELSEVLGRDAEEVRRSMDSIDVQREFEEMERESVCGILPGDLDWPELLRTATPEPLALWVRGTFQEADRFSVAVVGSRICSAYGMEQADRFAGWLAEQGFTIVSGGARGIDAAAHRAALRRQGRTVVVLAGGVGRAYPPEHASLFDAVVAAGGALCSEFPTYHPSEAGLFPRRNRIISALSLGTLLIEARVNSGALITGRLAAESHGREVMAVPGRVDSPSSEGCHRAIREGWAALVTSVADVSQQLRSSSMLVAGVLSERAAAMGDGLFASRPAAGVLKLTPAMEKVLEAAKSMRSLDYDQLSQSTNLGVAEVMAAVTRLELGGIRLRN
- a CDS encoding ABC transporter permease encodes the protein MARISTAAVQLLDRWIATLLTIFEAVGGLTLLASQILRWLKRSLLLRQIRFGFPAAVSQMNRVGVRSIGIVTLVSGCIGLILAVQTSPSLRDFGQTDKVANLIAVAVFRELGPLIAAIVLTGFAGASIAAELGTMVVGEEIEALEAMALDPIRFLVVPRVVATTISLILLAVLSDLTSVIMGCVAGVFFLDIPYELYKQNTIDQLKLSDFTTGLLKAAVFGLILGLIACQNGLRVTGGAAGVGKATTATVVQTVVAVVLADLVFSVIFAVLGWN
- a CDS encoding STAS domain-containing protein → MSGATILVVEIETLPDGFALRPKGDVDMARSPALRAKLTESLKSKPGRLVVDLSDVPYMDSSGLATLIEALQTTRKNQIKFIICNLSPRVRSILEIARLTTVFTVVENREQALQA
- a CDS encoding ATP-binding protein, whose amino-acid sequence is MAPVRAMLCELASRAGLDEPACGHIALAIDEALTNIIRHGYKNDPDSRIWISAWELKSPKGLRIQIDDLAPQVDPSQLKGRKLEDVRPGGLGVHLIHSLMDVVQFSQRPGGGMRLVTEKYLDQAAAKSGASTCRSQSGHGERAAG
- a CDS encoding HEAT repeat domain-containing protein, with the translated sequence MNRHFGPLFAAASLLLLASCSSVDSGPPLQSPDPDVRMNAVLQAGASGDESKVPQIVPALQSEDPLVRWAAQQSLQKLTGTTLGYLWSDSPSKRADAIEKWVEWCKSKNFSPPAAS
- the guaA gene encoding glutamine-hydrolyzing GMP synthase, with the translated sequence MSSEKTLQDKDTILVLDFGSQYAQLIARRVREAGAFSLLVAPNEPLEKLRAHHPKGIILSGGPSSVTEAGAPRCDAKLFELGVPVLGICYGMQLGCQLLGSKVGSAPAREFGRTKLHVKNSNGLLHGISSPATVWMSHGDQVTGLTEEFEVLASTPTCPAAAVKHRKHNFWGVQFHPEVTHTPCGVDLLRNFLQNACGCTGSWAMADFLEEEVSRVRRQVGKDRVICGLSGGVDSAVAAALIARAVPGQMTCIFVDNGLLRKNERDLVESAFRHHFDVELKVVDARKEFLGDLAGIEDPQEKRRRIGHRFIEVFQRAAKEVRGGVKFLAQGTLYPDRIESGQSHAGTAANIKMHHNVGGLPEDLGFELVEPLKDLFKDEVRSLGEVIGLPSALVWRHPFPGPGLAVRIIGDVTEERLALLRECDFILLEEIHAANLYRTTSQVFAVLLPVRSVGVMGDGRTYDSVVGLRAVESSDFMTADFCRLPWDVLARVSSRIVNEVRGVNRVVYDISTKPPATIEWE